TCCGCTGGAAGGATCATGGTGACATCTCTCCCTCGAGCAAAATGTCGGGTGCTTCGCCTCGGCGAGGGCGCCGGGGGCGGTTCCTTGTCTGTGTGTGAGGGCGTTTTTGTGCCCGGCTGGTGTCAGCCGGGCGAGAGAGCCGCGCTGTGGTGGGTGCGGGGCGTTCTAGCAGGCAGCTGCCTCGTCCACCGTCTCCCTTATCTTCAGGACGGTGTCGGCCGCGGTGAGCTGCAGCAGCCTTTTCAGTTGCTGCGCGGGGGCGGCCACGCGGAAGTCGGCTGCCTGGTGGGTGAGGATCAGCAGGTTCAGCAGCGCGGAGTCCGCGAAGGTGATGCCGGAGGCGTCCAGGACCACCTTCGGGTGTTCCTTGGCCGCGGTGTCCAGCGCGTCCGCCAGCGGCGTGACCGTAGACATGTCATAGGGGCCTCGCGCGCCGACCACCCAGGCGCCGCAGCGTTCGTACTGCACCACCGTGGCCTCGTCCGTC
This region of Streptomyces ambofaciens ATCC 23877 genomic DNA includes:
- a CDS encoding STAS domain-containing protein; this translates as MPVNEAVARRPRSADGSRLQGTDEATVVQYERCGAWVVGARGPYDMSTVTPLADALDTAAKEHPKVVLDASGITFADSALLNLLILTHQAADFRVAAPAQQLKRLLQLTAADTVLKIRETVDEAAAC